The Sorangiineae bacterium MSr11367 genome window below encodes:
- a CDS encoding gamma-glutamylcyclotransferase produces the protein MTMPRVWTFFYGSYINLDVLKEADLVPENVERATLGGFDIRIAPRANLVRSDAHSVYGILATATHVELARLYKHSQDILGETYLPEAVLARTSSGDYRPALCYFCPDMVPRPAEAAYVNRIVVAARQFQFADEYIARVLAFAPK, from the coding sequence ATGACGATGCCCCGTGTCTGGACGTTCTTTTACGGTTCGTACATCAACCTGGACGTCCTCAAAGAAGCAGACCTCGTGCCCGAAAATGTGGAACGGGCCACACTCGGCGGCTTCGATATTCGAATTGCCCCTCGGGCCAACCTCGTGCGATCCGATGCGCATTCGGTGTATGGCATCCTCGCCACCGCCACGCACGTCGAGCTCGCTCGGTTGTACAAACACTCGCAGGATATTCTTGGGGAAACCTACCTTCCCGAGGCCGTGCTCGCGCGCACGTCCTCCGGGGATTACCGCCCCGCCCTCTGCTATTTCTGTCCGGATATGGTTCCCCGGCCGGCGGAGGCGGCCTATGTGAACCGCATCGTGGTGGCCGCACGGCAATTCCAATTTGCGGATGAGTACATCGCGCGCGTTTTGGCCTTTGCGCCGAAATGA